The Terriglobus sp. TAA 43 sequence GTCAGCAAGAAGAACGCCTTCCGTCAACGCACGGGACACAGCGGCCGCATCCAGGTTGTCATCCAGCTTGGGAAACACAACCGCAGCATCGCGAATGTTCTTCGCTTTCGCGGTACGGATCGCAGCGCCTGCAGCCTTGCGCAATTCCGCGGTCGAAAACTTTGCAACCTTACCTGCACCAACAATCAACAACCGCTCCGCCTTCAGGCCCGCAGGCGCGTGCAACAGCAGAGTCCCTCCCGTCTCCGCTTTGAACTCACCAGAGTTCAGGAAAACAGCGGCGGCAGCAAGAATCGGCTGTTCTGTTGTCAGCAAAGAAATGGAAGGAGCATCGGGTGCGCTGCCGGTATCAACGGCAAACACGGTCAGCAGGGGAGTAACAAATTCGGCGGCGTTTGAGAACTGAAGCGAGGCATTCATGCCCCAACAGTGTAGCTCTGCCAACGGAAGAAAATCGCAGCGCGACTATCGACGTTGGCTACGCGCAACTGCAGCTCGTGCTTCGCGATCCGCCTCGCGGTTGCGTTCCGTTTCGCGCTTATCCCAGTCCTGCTTACCGCGGGCGAGCGCCAATTCGCACTTTACGCGGCCATTCTTGAAGTAGAAACGCGTAGGGATCAGCGTGAATCCCTTTTCCTTGGTACGTGCCGTCAACTTGCGCAACTCTTCTTTGTGCAGCAGCAATTTGCGGGTGCGCGTCTCTTCGTGGTTCATCACATTGCCGTGCGAAAACGCGCCAATGTGCGCATTCAGCAAAAATGCCTCGCCATTGTTGATCAGCCCATAGGCGTCTTTGAGCTGCGCCTTACCTTCGCGGATGCTTTTCACTTCGGTACCGCGCAGGGCAATGCCGCATTCAAAGCGGTCTGTCAAAAAGTAGTTATGGCTGGCAGAACGATTTACGGCAGCATCCCGCTGGCCCACCGCGACAGGGTCGCGTTGCGCTGGTTTTTTCGAGGGGTTTTGCTGAAATACGGCGGGAGAATGCGGCATGGCTCTATCTGATGCGTGGACCTCCCATGTGGAAGCATCCAGCGCTCTTCTCACGATGTTACACTTCTCACACAAAACAGGCAGATTTGATGTCCCCGTCGTTGGCTTTCTGTGAGCGGTTCCCGCTTACATTCGTCCAACAGAGAGGCAGGAATCCCCTGAGAGGCGGAAGCGGAAGTTGACGATTCAGAAACCGGGCAGAGGCGCATGTACGACGTTGGGCCGTAGCCTATTCCACGCGGGCGCTGCCGCCGCATTCCTTATTGGTACCGCTGCCGTCACTGTGCCGCCGGCACACGCTCAGTCAGCTTCGTCATGGTCCAAGCGCGGCGTAGATGCCGAGTCCCGTGAGGACTGGGACGCTGCGTTTGAGGCATACCGCCAGGCGCATCTGCTCAAGCCAAACGACCTTCGCTATAAGACGCACTTTGAGCGCGCACGCTTTTCCGCTGCCGCCGCCCACGTCGACCGTGGTCGCGTCCTTCGTCAGAGTGGCGACATCCACGGTGCGCTGACCGAGTTTGAGCGTGCCCTCTCCATTGACGGCGGCAACCAGTCCGCGCAGCAGGAGATCACGGTCACCGAGCGGATACTCGCCAACACACCGACCAGCAATCTGGACCTGCCCGCTCCCACGGGGCCCGCGCCGGAACTCGCCACCCTGGGCGAGCCGCTAAAGCTGAAGCCTGTTTCATCGGACCCCTTGACGCTGAGCATGGTGGAAGACACCAAGGTGCTCTATCAGGCCATCGGTAAAGCCGCCGGCCTCAACGTTATCTTCGATCCCGATTACACTTCGCGCCGCATCCAGCTCGATTTGAAGAGCGTTTCTCTGGCAGACGGTCTGCGCATTCTCGGCACGCAGTCCGGCACATTTTACAAGCCGGTCACGTCGAACACGATCTTCGTTGCGCAGAACACGCAGCAGAAGCGCCAGGATCTACAGACGCGCGCCGTACAAACCTTCTATCTCTCCAACGCCGCCACGCAGGCTGACCAGAACGAACTGCTGACCGCGTTGCGCAATGTGCTGGAGCAGGACGTCAAAATCTTCCTCGTTCCCAGCCAGAACGCCATCGTGGAACGCGGCACGCCTGACCAGCTCATGCTCACGCAGGAGCTGCTGAACAACCTCGATCGTCCGCATAGCGAAGTCGTGGTGGACGTGGCTGTACTTGAAGTCAATCGCGATCATTCGCGTAATCTCGGCCTCACGCTGCCGCAGAGCGTTACCATCACGCCGCAGGTTGCGAACAGCACCAACTCGTCATCTTCAAGCTCCACCAGCGGCACCACGACAACCACGACCTCACCCACGCTGAACACCTTCGCGAACCTGACTGCCAGCAACTTTGCCGTCAGCGTAGGCAATGCAACGGTGGCAGCGCTGCTTTCTGACAGCGACACACGCATCCTGCAGAACCCGCGCATCCGCGCAACGGACGGGCAGCGCGCTCAGTTGAAAATAGGTCAGAAGATTCCGGTGGCTACCGGTTCGTACTCCTCCGGTGCATCTACGGCCATCGTGTCCTCACTGGTGAACACGCAGTTCACCTACATGGATATCGGTGTGAACATCGACCTCACGCCGACCGTTCACCAGGATCGCGAAATTTCACTCAAGATGAAGCTGGAAATCTCCACCCACGCCAGCGACGTCACCATCTCCGGCGTCACGGAGCCAGTCATCGGCCAGCGTACGGTCGATCAGGTCATCCAGCTCAAAGAGGGCGAACCCAGCATCCTCGCCGGTATCCTCACGCGGCAGGAAACAGACTCGCTCTCTGGCACACCCGGTCTGTCTGAAATTCCGATCCTCAAGAACATATTCAGCACGCACAATCGCGACCGTTCGCAGGACGAAGTTGTCTTCCTGCTGATCCCGCACATCGTGCGCGAACCGCTGATCACGCGGCTGAACACGCGCGCTATCGACACGGGCTCTGGGCAGTCGATTGAACTCCGTCGCGAAGTTGTTGCTGAGGCGCTTGCAGGTGATAACTCTGCCAGCATGACCACCGGCGCCTTCCAGCAGCAGCGTGCGCAGAACCTGCCGCCCTCGGCTCCCATCACGGCAGCGCAGGCCGCATCCGCCATGATTGGCCAGATCGGCAATGAGAACACGCCCGCCGCACAGGCCGCTGCGGCTGCGCTGAAGCAGAATTCACAGCCCGTCGGACAACCCGCAGCCCAGCCCGCGGCTGGTGCACAACCGGTAAGTTTCGCCGTCGCTCCGGGCCAGGCAAATCAGGCTGTCGGCAGCACCTTCCAGATGGCGGTGATCGCCTCCGGCGCGAAGGATCTGTACTCCGTGCCGCTGCAGGTGCAGTTCAACCCCGCCGTCCTGTCGCTGGTCAACGTCGATTCGGGCGAGTTCCTCTCCCGTGATGGCCAGTCCGTCGCAGTGGTGCATCGCGATGAAGGCAACGGCACCACCACCATCTCCATCTCGCGTCCGCCTGCTGTGCGCGGCGTAGATGGCCAGGGATCGGTGTGCGTGCTCACCTTCAAGGCGAACGCCGCGGGCGACTCCACCGTCTCGCTCAGCAAGGTCGGCGCGAAGAACAGTAGCCAGGTCAACCTGCCCGCGGTCGGTTCGCAGGCCACGGTCCACGTGAAGTAACAGGGAGAATCGCCATGCGCATGCGAACGGCGAAATCCGAGCTGGACTCTGGTCAGGGCGGTTTCACCCTTGTCGAACTCATCGTGGTAGTCGGCATTCTCGCGATCCTTGCGAGTGCCGCCATCCCGGTTACGCGTTGGCAGGTGAAGCGGACCAAGGAAAGGGAACTGCGCACGGCACTTTGGCAGATGCGCTCGGCCATCGATCGGTACAAGGACGCCGCAGACCGCGGCGCCTTCCAGACCAAGCTCGATAGCTTCAACTACCCGCCGGACATGGAAACACTGGTCGACGGCGTGGACGTCCAAACCAAGAAGGTGAAGTTTCTCCGGAGCATTCCGAAGGACCCCATGACCGGCGACACCGACTGGCAGCTTCGCTCCATGCAGGACGAACCGGACACCACCGGCTGGGGCGGCCAGAACGTCTTCGACGTACATTCCAAGAGCCAGGGCACTGCTCTGGATGGGACAAAATATTCAGAATGGTAGCCATGATGCAAAGAAGGAAGAACGACGAAGGCTTCACCCTCCTGGAGCTTCTCTTCGTCATGGTCATCATCGGCGTACTCGCTGCGATGGCAGTACCGGCGTACACGCGGCACCTTCGTGCTGCGAAAGAAGCAGTCCTCAAACAGGATCTGCACGTCATGCGTGAAGCCATCGACAGCTACACCGTCGACAAGCAGAAAGCCCCGCAGACACTGGATGATCTCGTCACCGCTGGTTATCTGAAAGCTCTGCCCATGGATCCCATCACCAACCGCAAGGATTCCTGGATGGGCGACCGCACCGACAGCTACAACTCTGTCGATGAGACCCAGACTGGCATCAATGACGTCCATAGCGGAGCCCAGGCCGCCTCACTCGACGGCTCACTTTATTCCACCTGGTAAAAGTAAAATCCTCACTCCAGAGAGAATGCGATGAGTGATTTATCGGCCGTTGATGTTGCAATCCGACAAGCTGAACTGATCCTGAAGCTCTATGACCTGCGACGCGAAGCCACTATGCGCGAAGCTCGTTCCTACATCGGCGGCGAGTTCCTTCCAGCCTCGGCGGAAGAACTCGTAGCCATCGTCAGCAGCGGCACAAAGCAAGGCGCTTTCGTACTCCAGGTATACGGCTACTGGGACATGGTCGCTTCGTTCGTCGACAGTGGCGCGCTCACTCCCCAACTCGTTTACAACACCTGCCAGGAAATGTACTTCCAGTACGCGAAAATTCAGCCGTTCCTCGCTGGCTTCCGGCAACAGATGAATCTGCCAGAGTGGATGAGCGGAATCGAACGGCAGGTGGAAGGCACCGAGGCAGGCCGAGCCCGACTTGCCACCATGAGAAAGAATCTCGAAGCCATCGCCGCCACGCGTGTGGACTCGTTGAATCCGTCGAGGGCATAGCCGCATGCCCTCGCAGTCCCAAACCCTGCGCCTCTACACCGCACTTTTACTCCATCGTGAAGACTGGGCAGGACAACTCCTCCTCCACATCGGCCTCAACGAATCCGGCAGGGAACTCGCCCTGGCATCCCTCGCCGCAGGCGCCGCCGCGCTCTTTCTGGAAGAAGACACCCGACAACTGCGCGAGGCCAACCGCGAAGGCTGCCTCACCTTCAGCGTCACCACGCTGGACGAAGCCCTGCGCGCCCTCAAAAACGAAATCCGCCAGAAGCGAGCCATCACCATCGGCCTGGCAGGTAGTTCGGCGCAATGGCTGGCAGAAATGGTCGAACGAGGCGTCCTTCCGACTGCAATCACAGCCTCACGCCCACTCACTGGGGCCGAGGAAACCTCCCTGCAAACACTTCAGCAATGGGGAACACACCCACTTCACGCAAGCAGTCTGATCGCAATCAACAAGGCAAGCCACAACATCGAAGCCCCGTTAGCAACCTTGCAAGCCCGCATCGCAGAAGACACAGCCGCCACGCTGCAAGAGCGCCGCAGCAAAGACGATACCCTCCGCGCACAGCTATCAAAGGCTCTGCCGCAATCACTCCAGGAACGCTGGTTCGAAACCGCTCCAACGCTCTTCCCGCGCTCCCTGAACCGGGCTTATTGGACAGAGCTTTAAGCCGGAATCACCGACTCCAACCGCTCCCACAGGGCACGCAGCCCCTTATCGCTTTTCCCGCGCTCCACGGAAACCGCAATCACTTCATCAATCCCATGCTCCCGCTTCAGCGCGGCAATGGACTTTGAAAGAGTGTTATTGCTCAGCCGATCGCTCTTGGTTCCAATCACCACAAATGGGCGCTGTTCATGCCGCAGAAAATCCATCAGCTGAGTATCACTGGGCTGCGGAGGAATATTCGTGTCCACCAGGCAGCAGCACAGCGCCAGTTGTTCACGCTCCGTCAGGTACGGATCAATGAAACCGGACCACTCTGCCGAGATCGACTTTGAAATTTTCGCGTACCCATATCCCGGCAGATCAGCAAATACCAGCGCGGGCAGCGGCTTCTGTTGCCCACCGGACGTTACCGGATACAACCCAAAGAAATTGATCGATCGTGTCCGCCCTGGCGTGGACGAGACCTTCGCCATCCCTGCGCCCAGCAAAGCATTGATCAGGCTTGACTTGCCCACGTTCGAGCGGCCCAGAAACGCGACCTCGGGTGCGCCGCCTGTGCGTGCCTGATTGGGGAAATGTTCCGGCGCAAACGCCGACAACAGGAACTGTGCATTCAGCTTCATCGTTCCTGAGTGTAAAGCCATAGCCCCTTCGCTCAGCGCGATTGTCCAGCACCAGCTCCTGTTTCGGAACTCAAAATGGGATGTCGTCGCAAATGGTAACCTCGCTGCGCCATTGAGCGTCAGAAAGGGTTTACACTACAGTAACTGGTGACGACAGTAACTTACATGGATTCGGAAATACAGAAAGAACAATCTGGAAGCTCTGCTGATCCCATGCGGAACGGTGTACGTTTTCCCCTCAGGTTGAAGGTGCACGTGGAAACCGAGCAGGGTGCGTTTGACGCAGAAACAGAAGACGTTTCAGCCAGCGGCGTGCTCTTCCGCACGCAGGCGGAGGCGCCCCCCGTCAATGCCGAACTGTCATGGACGATGGTCCTGCCACGTGAAATCATGGGCGGACCTGCCGATACCGAGGTCCACTGTGTGGGCCGTGTTATCTGGAGAAATTCGGGGCAGGGTGGTCAACAGATTGGCGCAGTCATCGACAATTACCGCATCGCCGGGGGGAGTAAGTGAAGGATCGTTCCCTGCAGGATGGCTTTGAAGAAGATCACATTCCCAATGAAGGAATCCGTGTCATCCTCGCCGATTCACAGGCGATTTACCGCGTCGGCATTCGTAAAGTCTTCGCACTTGAGGACGATATCCGGGTCGTAGCGCAGGCGGAGACATTGTCCAACCTCTACTCCGCCCTCCAGCGATTTCCAGCCGATGTCGTCATCCTGGAAGGTAACCTCATTGCTGGCGTAGTCGACGCCATTCCAGAACTCATTCGTCGTGCCCCGCAGGCAAAAATCATCGTTCAGGTAACCGAGTCGAACGAGTCCACAACGGTGGAACTCTATCGTCGCGGTGTTCGCGGAGTGGTTCCACGCGCCATCTCGCCTGACCTGCTGGTCAAATGCGTCCGCAAAATCTCCGCGGGTGAAACATGGATCGACAATCAGTCTGTCTCCTGGGTCATTGAAGCCTACCGTGCCCAGGCGACGGCGATCATGAGCCCGCGGAGCAAACCGCATCTTTCGCCGAAGGAAGTGCAGATCATCTCCTGCATCACCCGCGGTATGCGCAACAAGGAAATCGCGTATCACGTCGGCACCACGGAGCAGGTCATCAAGAATTACCTGCGCAAAATCTACGACAAACTCGGTGTCAGCGATCGCCTGGAACTTGCGCTCTACTGCATGCACCATCAGTTGTTGAAGGATTATCCGCAGGATCAGCAACTTCCCTAGCTTTGGAAAGAAAATCGCCACTCCGCACAGACAGAGTGGCGATTGCGACTGAGCGTGCAGCAAGCTGCTCACACGTCCGCAAACGTTTCATCCAGCCAATCGTAAATACGTGCAAACGCCATGCGATGCGCGCCCACCTGGCAATGCGCTCCAGCGCCTTCTTCTGCGGTAAAGCGCACAAACGTCTTCGGGCAGGTCAGGTGGTTGTAAAGGGCCTGCGGTTGACCTTTGAAGAAAAGATCGTCTTCTGCCTCCAAAACCAACGTGGGACAGGCGATCTGCTCGGCGATTCCGTTTCGAAGGTGGTACTCCAGACTGGCCGCAATGTACGCACGCGGTGACTTTGTGCCGGTCACGAACATGCCGTGCTCCAGCGCCCACGCCGCCACGGGAGACGACTTCTTTTCTTCTTCCAGCTTTGCATCCAACTCCGGAGCTTCCGGTGCGCGGACCATGGACTCGATCACGGGAAGTTGTTCTGGCGATACATTGCTGCCAAGATTTGCAATCCCATAGTCATAGACGCCGTCATTGGCCACCAGGGCCGCAATCCGCTTCTCAAAAGCCGCCGCCCGCGGTGCCAGATAGCCTCCCAGGCTGATGCCCATCAAAGCAATCTTGTCTGGATCAACTCCGGGCAGCGTCAATGCAAAATCCACCACCGGCGTTACCACCTTTTCCCAGTCCGGTCGGAACGGAAGCCGTTCGCGATGAATGGGGCCATACTGTCCCGGACCATCAAACGTCAGAACGTTATAGCCGCGCTCCAGGCCCGCGATTGCGCCTTCGCCATGCAACTCCTCGGCAGAGCCATCGAAACCGGAATGAATGATGAACAGCGGACGTTTCGTGTCGGACTCATCCACGCGGTGGTAATAGCCCGGCAACGTCGTGCCCTCATACGGAATCTCCACCGGAAGCACAGGCGGATCACACAGCGCGCAACACACCTTATACGCCGCAATGGATTTTTGATAGGAGCTGTAAATGCGCGGATCGTCCGGGTTGCCATGCAGGAAAAACTCCGCGGTGCGGAAGTAAGTTGTGGCTCGCAGATAACTATCGCGCGCGCTCACACGATGTCCTCGCTCTCTCTGCGACTCCGCTTCTGCCAGCACACGTTCTGCTGTCGCGGTCCACTCTGTATACCAGCCATCCGGATCGCCAGAAGTAATGCGATTGACCGTAGCCATCACTTCGCCAAACTCTGAAGCGCCATAACTCGCTGCACCAAAGGCGCGCTTTGTTTCAAACCAGTACTGCACATTGTCAGGGAAGAAGGGAAAGCGTCCCGCTTTCAACATAAGTAATTTCCTTTTCGTGTCTTTGTTAAGCGTGTGCCTTGCTGACGTGATCTGGATACCACTTCGTGAAACTGAATGCCGCAACCAGCG is a genomic window containing:
- the smpB gene encoding SsrA-binding protein SmpB, whose amino-acid sequence is MPHSPAVFQQNPSKKPAQRDPVAVGQRDAAVNRSASHNYFLTDRFECGIALRGTEVKSIREGKAQLKDAYGLINNGEAFLLNAHIGAFSHGNVMNHEETRTRKLLLHKEELRKLTARTKEKGFTLIPTRFYFKNGRVKCELALARGKQDWDKRETERNREADREARAAVARSQRR
- a CDS encoding cohesin domain-containing protein, translated to MTIQKPGRGACTTLGRSLFHAGAAAAFLIGTAAVTVPPAHAQSASSWSKRGVDAESREDWDAAFEAYRQAHLLKPNDLRYKTHFERARFSAAAAHVDRGRVLRQSGDIHGALTEFERALSIDGGNQSAQQEITVTERILANTPTSNLDLPAPTGPAPELATLGEPLKLKPVSSDPLTLSMVEDTKVLYQAIGKAAGLNVIFDPDYTSRRIQLDLKSVSLADGLRILGTQSGTFYKPVTSNTIFVAQNTQQKRQDLQTRAVQTFYLSNAATQADQNELLTALRNVLEQDVKIFLVPSQNAIVERGTPDQLMLTQELLNNLDRPHSEVVVDVAVLEVNRDHSRNLGLTLPQSVTITPQVANSTNSSSSSSTSGTTTTTTSPTLNTFANLTASNFAVSVGNATVAALLSDSDTRILQNPRIRATDGQRAQLKIGQKIPVATGSYSSGASTAIVSSLVNTQFTYMDIGVNIDLTPTVHQDREISLKMKLEISTHASDVTISGVTEPVIGQRTVDQVIQLKEGEPSILAGILTRQETDSLSGTPGLSEIPILKNIFSTHNRDRSQDEVVFLLIPHIVREPLITRLNTRAIDTGSGQSIELRREVVAEALAGDNSASMTTGAFQQQRAQNLPPSAPITAAQAASAMIGQIGNENTPAAQAAAAALKQNSQPVGQPAAQPAAGAQPVSFAVAPGQANQAVGSTFQMAVIASGAKDLYSVPLQVQFNPAVLSLVNVDSGEFLSRDGQSVAVVHRDEGNGTTTISISRPPAVRGVDGQGSVCVLTFKANAAGDSTVSLSKVGAKNSSQVNLPAVGSQATVHVK
- a CDS encoding type II secretion system protein, which translates into the protein MRMRTAKSELDSGQGGFTLVELIVVVGILAILASAAIPVTRWQVKRTKERELRTALWQMRSAIDRYKDAADRGAFQTKLDSFNYPPDMETLVDGVDVQTKKVKFLRSIPKDPMTGDTDWQLRSMQDEPDTTGWGGQNVFDVHSKSQGTALDGTKYSEW
- a CDS encoding type II secretion system protein; protein product: MMQRRKNDEGFTLLELLFVMVIIGVLAAMAVPAYTRHLRAAKEAVLKQDLHVMREAIDSYTVDKQKAPQTLDDLVTAGYLKALPMDPITNRKDSWMGDRTDSYNSVDETQTGINDVHSGAQAASLDGSLYSTW
- the yihA gene encoding ribosome biogenesis GTP-binding protein YihA/YsxC, encoding MKLNAQFLLSAFAPEHFPNQARTGGAPEVAFLGRSNVGKSSLINALLGAGMAKVSSTPGRTRSINFFGLYPVTSGGQQKPLPALVFADLPGYGYAKISKSISAEWSGFIDPYLTEREQLALCCCLVDTNIPPQPSDTQLMDFLRHEQRPFVVIGTKSDRLSNNTLSKSIAALKREHGIDEVIAVSVERGKSDKGLRALWERLESVIPA
- a CDS encoding PilZ domain-containing protein: MRNGVRFPLRLKVHVETEQGAFDAETEDVSASGVLFRTQAEAPPVNAELSWTMVLPREIMGGPADTEVHCVGRVIWRNSGQGGQQIGAVIDNYRIAGGSK
- a CDS encoding response regulator transcription factor, producing the protein MKDRSLQDGFEEDHIPNEGIRVILADSQAIYRVGIRKVFALEDDIRVVAQAETLSNLYSALQRFPADVVILEGNLIAGVVDAIPELIRRAPQAKIIVQVTESNESTTVELYRRGVRGVVPRAISPDLLVKCVRKISAGETWIDNQSVSWVIEAYRAQATAIMSPRSKPHLSPKEVQIISCITRGMRNKEIAYHVGTTEQVIKNYLRKIYDKLGVSDRLELALYCMHHQLLKDYPQDQQLP
- a CDS encoding S9 family peptidase, translated to MLKAGRFPFFPDNVQYWFETKRAFGAASYGASEFGEVMATVNRITSGDPDGWYTEWTATAERVLAEAESQRERGHRVSARDSYLRATTYFRTAEFFLHGNPDDPRIYSSYQKSIAAYKVCCALCDPPVLPVEIPYEGTTLPGYYHRVDESDTKRPLFIIHSGFDGSAEELHGEGAIAGLERGYNVLTFDGPGQYGPIHRERLPFRPDWEKVVTPVVDFALTLPGVDPDKIALMGISLGGYLAPRAAAFEKRIAALVANDGVYDYGIANLGSNVSPEQLPVIESMVRAPEAPELDAKLEEEKKSSPVAAWALEHGMFVTGTKSPRAYIAASLEYHLRNGIAEQIACPTLVLEAEDDLFFKGQPQALYNHLTCPKTFVRFTAEEGAGAHCQVGAHRMAFARIYDWLDETFADV